The proteins below come from a single Nostoc sp. KVJ3 genomic window:
- a CDS encoding NIL domain-containing protein — protein sequence MAIPKKQVKSNTNILDNRRTQTRIQVRIPKDLHEEPVISRLVSHYGVIVIIADAQVSANVPQYSCFDLELRGTVSQIESALTYLDELDLEVLHQSSPEEDGW from the coding sequence ATGGCGATTCCAAAAAAACAAGTAAAATCTAATACTAATATTTTAGATAATAGACGCACCCAAACTCGCATCCAGGTTCGGATTCCTAAAGACTTACATGAGGAACCAGTCATTTCACGACTGGTTTCTCACTATGGGGTCATAGTCATTATTGCTGATGCTCAGGTAAGCGCAAACGTGCCACAATATAGCTGCTTCGATCTGGAACTGCGAGGTACTGTTTCCCAGATTGAAAGCGCCCTAACTTACCTGGATGAACTAGATTTAGAAGTTTTGCATCAATCCAGCCCTGAAGAAGATGGGTGGTAA
- a CDS encoding class I SAM-dependent methyltransferase, translated as MSQINPETTPLHTLNPLNRFSDRAEDYVKYRPSYPADAIDIILEGLGESSQLVAADIGAGTGIASRLLAERGVNVIAIEPNAAMREAAESHPLIEFRDGTAEFTQLPDNSVDLVTCFQAFHWFNPEPTLLEFQLILKPSARLAVVWNNRDQEDALTTEYSRIVREASNNHPAESRMQAVEPLLVTPHFINIHEYNFTYRQQLDLTGLIGRAMSASYFPREGLEYEQLLDSFQELYQRFRDESGFVYMIYRTSVHLAEVIK; from the coding sequence ATGAGCCAAATTAATCCTGAAACAACCCCCTTGCATACCTTAAACCCACTCAACCGATTTTCTGACAGGGCAGAGGATTATGTAAAATATCGACCAAGCTACCCCGCAGATGCGATTGATATTATCTTGGAAGGATTAGGTGAAAGTTCACAACTCGTAGCAGCAGATATTGGTGCAGGTACAGGAATTGCTTCCAGACTGTTAGCTGAACGGGGGGTTAATGTCATAGCCATAGAACCAAATGCGGCGATGCGAGAAGCTGCTGAATCACATCCTTTGATAGAGTTTCGTGATGGAACAGCAGAATTTACCCAACTACCTGATAATTCAGTTGATTTAGTTACTTGTTTTCAAGCTTTCCACTGGTTCAATCCCGAACCAACTTTATTGGAATTTCAACTCATTTTAAAACCATCAGCACGCTTGGCTGTGGTGTGGAATAACCGCGATCAAGAAGATGCATTAACTACAGAATATAGCCGAATAGTCCGCGAAGCATCTAACAATCACCCAGCAGAATCTCGAATGCAAGCGGTAGAACCACTATTAGTAACTCCCCATTTCATTAACATCCACGAATATAATTTCACTTATAGGCAACAGTTAGATTTAACTGGACTTATTGGGCGAGCAATGAGTGCTTCTTACTTCCCGCGTGAAGGCTTGGAATATGAACAGCTTCTTGATAGTTTTCAAGAATTATATCAGCGCTTTCGTGATGAGAGTGGTTTTGTCTATATGATTTATCGCACTAGCGTACACCTTGCTGAAGTAATTAAATAA
- the groL gene encoding chaperonin GroEL (60 kDa chaperone family; promotes refolding of misfolded polypeptides especially under stressful conditions; forms two stacked rings of heptamers to form a barrel-shaped 14mer; ends can be capped by GroES; misfolded proteins enter the barrel where they are refolded when GroES binds): MAKRIIYNENARRALERGIDILAEAVAVTLGPKGRNVVLEKKFGAPQIVNDGVTIAKEIELEDHIENTGVALIRQAASKTNDAAGDGTTTATVLAHAIVKEGLRNVAAGANAISLKRGIDKATAFLVEKIKEHARPVEDSKAIAQVGAISAGNDEEVGQMIAQAMDKVGKEGVISLEEGKSMFTELEITEGMRFDKGYISPYFATDAERMEAVFDEPFLLLTDKKIALVQDLVPVLEQVARAGRPLVIIAEDIEKEALATLVVNRLRGVLNVAAVKAPGFGDRRKALLEDIAVLTGGQLITEDAGLKLDNTKLDSLGKARRVTITKDSTTIVAEGNEAAVKARVEQIRRQIDETESSYDKEKLQERLAKLSGGVAVVKVGAATETEMKDKKLRLEDAINATKAAVEEGIVPGGGTTLAHLAPELEVWAKENLKDEELIGALIVVRALPAPLKRIAENAGQNGAVIAERVKEKDFNVGYNAATNEFVDLLAAGIVDPAKVTRSALQNAASIAGMVLTTECIIVDKPEPKDGAPAGAGGGGGDFDY; this comes from the coding sequence ATGGCAAAGCGCATTATCTACAACGAAAACGCCCGTCGCGCCTTAGAACGAGGCATTGACATTTTAGCTGAGGCTGTAGCTGTTACCCTTGGCCCCAAAGGTCGTAACGTAGTTCTAGAAAAGAAATTTGGCGCACCGCAAATTGTTAATGACGGTGTAACGATCGCTAAAGAAATCGAATTAGAAGACCATATTGAAAACACTGGCGTAGCTTTGATTCGTCAAGCTGCTTCTAAGACCAACGATGCTGCTGGCGATGGCACCACCACTGCTACCGTTTTAGCTCATGCGATCGTTAAAGAAGGCTTGCGGAACGTTGCAGCAGGTGCTAACGCGATTTCACTGAAGCGCGGGATTGATAAAGCTACTGCCTTCCTGGTAGAGAAAATCAAAGAACACGCCCGTCCGGTAGAAGATTCCAAAGCCATTGCCCAAGTTGGTGCGATCTCGGCTGGTAATGACGAAGAAGTTGGTCAGATGATTGCCCAAGCAATGGACAAGGTGGGCAAGGAAGGCGTAATTTCCCTAGAAGAAGGGAAATCTATGTTTACCGAGTTGGAAATCACCGAAGGGATGCGCTTTGACAAAGGCTACATCTCTCCCTATTTCGCCACCGACGCTGAACGGATGGAAGCGGTTTTTGATGAACCTTTCCTACTGCTGACCGATAAGAAAATCGCTTTGGTACAAGACCTTGTACCAGTGTTAGAGCAAGTAGCTCGTGCTGGTCGTCCTTTGGTAATTATCGCCGAAGATATTGAAAAAGAAGCTTTAGCAACCTTGGTAGTAAACCGTTTACGCGGTGTACTCAACGTGGCTGCTGTTAAGGCTCCTGGCTTTGGCGATCGCCGCAAAGCACTACTAGAAGACATCGCTGTTTTAACTGGTGGTCAACTAATCACCGAAGATGCTGGTTTGAAGCTAGATAACACCAAGCTGGATAGCCTGGGTAAGGCTCGCCGCGTCACCATTACCAAAGACAGCACCACAATTGTTGCCGAAGGTAACGAAGCTGCGGTTAAGGCTCGTGTCGAACAGATTCGTCGTCAAATCGACGAAACCGAATCTTCTTACGACAAAGAGAAACTACAAGAGCGTCTTGCTAAACTCTCTGGTGGTGTCGCTGTAGTGAAAGTAGGTGCAGCGACCGAAACCGAAATGAAAGACAAGAAATTGCGCCTAGAAGACGCTATCAACGCCACTAAAGCTGCTGTGGAAGAAGGTATTGTTCCTGGCGGTGGTACAACTCTGGCTCACCTTGCTCCTGAATTGGAAGTTTGGGCGAAGGAAAATCTTAAGGATGAAGAGTTGATTGGTGCTTTGATTGTCGTTCGCGCCTTACCTGCACCTCTGAAGCGGATTGCTGAAAACGCCGGTCAGAATGGTGCTGTGATTGCTGAACGTGTGAAAGAGAAAGACTTCAACGTTGGCTACAATGCTGCGACAAACGAATTCGTCGATTTGTTAGCTGCTGGTATTGTTGACCCTGCTAAGGTGACTCGTTCTGCTCTGCAAAACGCTGCTTCGATCGCTGGTATGGTGTTGACAACCGAATGTATTATAGTTGACAAGCCTGAACCAAAAGATGGCGCTCCTGCTGGCGCTGGTGGTGGTGGCGGCGACTTCGATTACTAA
- the ureA gene encoding urease subunit gamma codes for MQLTPQEKDKLLIFTAALLAERRKGRGLKLNYPEAVAYISAAILEGARDGQTVAELMSYGTTLLTRDDVMEGISEMVHEVQVEATFPDGTKLVTVHNPIR; via the coding sequence ATGCAACTTACGCCGCAGGAAAAAGATAAGTTATTGATTTTCACTGCTGCTTTATTAGCAGAAAGACGTAAAGGAAGGGGTTTAAAACTGAATTATCCTGAAGCTGTTGCTTATATTTCTGCTGCTATTTTAGAAGGGGCGAGAGATGGGCAAACTGTAGCTGAATTGATGAGTTATGGTACAACACTATTAACGCGGGATGATGTCATGGAAGGAATATCAGAAATGGTGCATGAAGTGCAGGTGGAAGCTACTTTTCCTGATGGTACAAAGTTAGTGACGGTACATAATCCAATTCGTTAA
- a CDS encoding DUF6439 family protein — MSQSTQLPQTSQLNELSTLELAQALMERLSISPNDWHRLKSNRNSRANEQVAAAIVYLLKNQPQEAQARLEQAIGWLDRSISAPPCPTHGKS, encoded by the coding sequence ATGTCTCAATCTACCCAGCTGCCTCAAACCAGTCAACTGAATGAACTTAGTACTCTGGAACTAGCTCAAGCCCTCATGGAAAGACTGAGCATTTCCCCTAACGATTGGCATCGCCTCAAGTCTAACCGCAATTCCCGCGCTAATGAACAAGTGGCAGCAGCTATTGTGTATCTTTTAAAGAATCAGCCACAAGAAGCTCAAGCTAGATTAGAACAGGCAATTGGTTGGTTAGATCGCTCCATTTCTGCCCCTCCGTGTCCGACTCACGGAAAAAG
- a CDS encoding response regulator transcription factor yields MDRSATSATAMKEPSMKDHKRLLLIDDDPNLILLVKDYLEFRGYEVITAENGREALEILEQDVPDMIICDVMMPEMDGYTFVEQVRQNERTSWIPVLFLSAKGQSADRVKGLNKGADVYMVKPFEPEELVAQVESSLKQTIRWKEHQAKGGENGSRIQVPFDVQLTPTELKVVQFVARGLANREIAEELNVSQRTVESHVSNMLGKTNLHNRTELARWAIENQMA; encoded by the coding sequence ATGGACCGAAGCGCGACAAGTGCCACTGCTATGAAAGAGCCCAGCATGAAAGATCACAAACGACTTCTATTGATTGATGATGACCCTAACCTCATCTTGCTGGTGAAGGATTACTTAGAATTCCGGGGATATGAAGTCATCACCGCCGAAAATGGACGTGAAGCTCTGGAAATTTTAGAGCAAGATGTTCCAGACATGATCATCTGCGACGTGATGATGCCGGAAATGGACGGATATACTTTTGTGGAACAAGTCCGGCAAAACGAACGCACCAGTTGGATTCCGGTTCTTTTCCTTTCAGCTAAGGGACAAAGTGCAGACCGAGTTAAGGGTCTGAATAAAGGTGCTGATGTTTATATGGTCAAACCCTTTGAACCAGAAGAACTTGTAGCGCAAGTTGAATCCTCACTGAAACAAACTATCCGTTGGAAAGAACACCAAGCGAAAGGAGGCGAAAACGGTTCCCGCATCCAGGTTCCCTTCGATGTGCAATTAACCCCAACCGAACTGAAAGTAGTCCAGTTTGTCGCCAGGGGTTTAGCTAACCGGGAAATTGCTGAAGAACTAAATGTTAGTCAGCGCACGGTTGAAAGCCATGTGTCCAATATGTTGGGCAAAACCAATCTCCACAACCGCACTGAATTAGCGCGGTGGGCGATTGAAAATCAAATGGCCTAA
- a CDS encoding ParA family protein, with protein MYQKCGVGKTTIVMALAEHLAGDTMYKKRVLAIDLAPQSNLTSTGRRKYTYHFLALQSIKFS; from the coding sequence ATCTACCAGAAATGTGGAGTTGGCAAAACTACCATCGTTATGGCATTAGCGGAACATTTAGCCGGCGATACCATGTACAAAAAGCGTGTACTTGCTATTGACCTTGCTCCTCAAAGTAATTTGACTAGTACAGGTCGGCGTAAATACACATACCATTTTTTAGCCTTGCAATCAATCAAATTTTCGTAA
- the groES gene encoding co-chaperone GroES has protein sequence MAALSLSVSTVKPLSDRVFVKVNASEEKTAGGLYLPDTAKEKPQVGEVVALGPGKRNDDGSRQELEIKVGDKVLYSKYAGTDIKLGTEEYVLLSEKDILAVVI, from the coding sequence ATGGCAGCCTTATCTTTAAGCGTTTCTACAGTTAAACCTTTGAGCGATCGCGTTTTCGTAAAAGTGAACGCCTCAGAGGAAAAGACCGCAGGTGGTCTGTATTTGCCCGATACCGCCAAGGAAAAGCCCCAGGTAGGGGAAGTAGTTGCCCTTGGCCCTGGCAAGCGTAACGACGACGGTAGCCGTCAGGAATTGGAAATTAAAGTCGGCGATAAAGTGCTGTACTCCAAGTACGCTGGCACTGATATCAAGCTCGGCACCGAAGAATATGTACTGCTTTCTGAAAAAGATATTTTAGCAGTAGTTATCTAA
- the asnS gene encoding asparagine--tRNA ligase, with the protein MVNRRIAEILRSGQPDESLQVQGWVRTKRESKGFAFIEVNDGSSLANLQVVINQDLPDYEAILKKLNTGAAVEATGVLVASLGKGQRIELKAESVKVYGEADPDTYPLQKKRHSFEFLRTIGHLRSRTNSFGAVFRVRNACSAAIHQFFQQRGFLWVHTPIITASDCEGAGELFSVTSLDLKNIPRTENQAVDYSKDFFAKPTYLTVSGQLEAEVMAMAFSNVYTFGPTFRAENSNTSRHLAEFWMVEPEMAFCDLEGDMDLAEAFLQHIFKYVLETCPEDMEFFNERIDKSVLATAENIINNQFERLTYTEAIKLLEKADVKFEYPVSWGLDLQSEHERYLAEQQFKKPVIVTDYPAQIKAFYMRLNDDEKTVRAMDILAPKIGEIVGGSQREERLDVLERRVLAQGLNPEDLWWYLDLRRYGTVPHAGFGLGFERLVQFITGMGNIRDVIPFPRTPQSADF; encoded by the coding sequence ATGGTAAATAGACGGATTGCAGAAATATTGCGAAGTGGCCAACCTGATGAGTCTCTCCAAGTACAAGGCTGGGTGCGGACGAAGCGTGAATCCAAAGGGTTTGCTTTTATTGAAGTCAATGACGGCTCATCACTAGCGAATTTGCAAGTCGTCATTAATCAGGATTTGCCAGATTACGAAGCTATATTGAAAAAATTGAATACGGGTGCTGCTGTTGAGGCTACAGGGGTACTGGTGGCTTCTCTGGGTAAAGGACAACGAATTGAATTGAAAGCCGAGTCCGTGAAAGTTTACGGAGAAGCTGATCCCGATACATATCCCCTGCAAAAGAAACGGCATTCCTTTGAGTTTCTGCGAACCATTGGACATTTGCGATCGCGGACTAATTCTTTTGGTGCAGTTTTCCGCGTCAGAAATGCTTGTTCGGCAGCAATTCACCAATTTTTCCAACAAAGAGGCTTTTTGTGGGTACACACCCCCATCATCACTGCTAGCGACTGTGAAGGCGCAGGTGAACTGTTTAGCGTTACCAGTTTAGATTTAAAAAATATTCCCCGCACAGAAAACCAAGCAGTAGATTATAGCAAAGACTTTTTTGCCAAACCCACATATTTAACAGTTAGCGGCCAGTTGGAAGCGGAAGTCATGGCGATGGCATTTAGTAACGTCTACACCTTCGGCCCTACCTTCCGTGCAGAAAATTCCAACACCTCCCGCCACCTAGCAGAATTTTGGATGGTTGAGCCAGAAATGGCTTTTTGTGACTTAGAAGGCGATATGGATTTAGCTGAGGCGTTTCTCCAACACATATTTAAATATGTGTTGGAAACTTGCCCGGAAGATATGGAATTTTTCAATGAACGCATTGATAAATCTGTTTTGGCGACAGCCGAAAATATTATTAATAATCAATTTGAACGCTTAACTTATACAGAAGCGATCAAACTTCTAGAAAAAGCTGATGTTAAATTTGAATATCCTGTAAGTTGGGGTTTAGATTTACAATCAGAACACGAACGCTACCTAGCTGAACAACAGTTTAAAAAGCCAGTAATTGTTACAGATTATCCAGCGCAAATCAAAGCATTTTATATGCGCTTAAACGACGATGAAAAAACCGTCCGCGCAATGGATATTCTCGCACCAAAAATCGGTGAAATTGTCGGCGGTTCCCAGCGCGAAGAACGCCTAGATGTTTTAGAACGCCGCGTCTTAGCGCAAGGATTAAACCCAGAAGACTTGTGGTGGTATCTGGATTTGCGTCGTTATGGTACTGTCCCCCATGCTGGTTTCGGACTGGGTTTTGAACGACTCGTGCAATTTATAACGGGTATGGGAAATATCCGCGATGTGATTCCTTTTCCGCGTACACCGCAAAGTGCTGATTTTTAG
- a CDS encoding urease accessory protein UreD has translation MTCDSQIAEGWHGKLNLVYADREGATQLIYDRHQAPLKVQRPFYPEGQKVCHSVILHTAGGVVGGDRLSSNIHLQPQAQALITTAAASKIYRSNGLQARQSIKIQVDVGACLEWLPQETILFNGAIYRQDLRVELATGGSWLGWEITRFGRSARGEKFYLGELRSHTEIWQQGVPLWIDRQCLRGSEDVFHSPHGLAGKPIVGSLVWVGGAVSAEIVEKTRNLWHGEGEAGVSRLQHGLLCRYRGSSTSEVRNWFIDVWQLLRVSFLNRGNCIPRVWQV, from the coding sequence ATGACCTGCGACTCGCAAATAGCAGAAGGTTGGCATGGCAAACTTAATTTAGTCTATGCCGATCGCGAAGGTGCAACCCAATTAATTTACGATCGCCACCAAGCACCCCTAAAGGTACAACGCCCATTTTATCCAGAAGGGCAAAAAGTTTGTCATAGCGTCATTTTACACACGGCTGGGGGAGTGGTGGGAGGCGATCGCTTATCCTCTAACATCCACCTCCAACCCCAAGCCCAAGCCTTAATTACCACGGCGGCGGCAAGCAAGATATACCGCAGCAATGGCTTACAAGCTAGACAAAGCATCAAAATACAAGTTGATGTAGGTGCTTGTTTAGAATGGTTGCCACAAGAGACAATTTTATTTAACGGTGCGATTTATCGGCAAGATTTACGGGTAGAATTAGCAACCGGGGGGAGTTGGTTAGGCTGGGAAATTACCCGATTTGGTCGCAGTGCTAGGGGAGAGAAGTTTTATCTTGGAGAATTGCGATCGCACACCGAAATTTGGCAGCAAGGCGTTCCTTTATGGATTGATCGCCAATGCTTACGGGGTAGCGAAGATGTTTTTCACAGTCCTCATGGCTTGGCTGGAAAACCAATCGTAGGTAGTCTCGTTTGGGTTGGTGGTGCAGTTTCCGCAGAAATTGTCGAAAAAACGCGCAATTTATGGCATGGGGAAGGAGAAGCGGGTGTTAGCCGATTACAACATGGATTATTGTGTCGATATCGCGGTTCTTCCACATCTGAAGTGAGAAACTGGTTTATTGATGTTTGGCAATTGCTGCGAGTTTCTTTTTTGAATCGTGGTAATTGTATACCAAGAGTGTGGCAGGTTTAA